One stretch of Croceibacterium atlanticum DNA includes these proteins:
- the lysA gene encoding diaminopimelate decarboxylase: MDHFELKNGELYAENVPLARIAEEVGTPVYVYSRATLERHARVFREGLSVLPRVHCAFAVKANPNLAVLKVMQREGFGADVVSGGEMARALAAGMPAQDVVFSGVGKNARELAQGLEAGIGQFNIESEEEGVELAAIAAAKGLTASCALRVNPDVDAGTHEKISTGKAENKFGVPIDRAPGIYARLAAMPGLDMRGVAVHIGSQLSDLEPMERAFEKVGSLVSDLRGQGLTVTHVDLGGGLGVPYKAGEIMPSPAEYGAMIARVTKDWDVTLMFEPGRVIAGNAGILLTRVIRVKRSSNGPPFVIVDAAMNDLARPALYGSWHDFDAVKPRGGKMTANIVGPICETGDTFAMGREIDTMEAGDLAVFRTAGAYGATMASSYNSRGFVAEVMVDGDVYATVADRILPEDIYAAERVPDWLS, from the coding sequence ATGGATCATTTTGAACTGAAGAACGGCGAACTTTACGCCGAAAACGTACCGCTCGCGCGGATTGCAGAAGAAGTCGGCACGCCGGTCTATGTCTATTCCCGCGCCACGCTGGAACGCCATGCCCGCGTTTTCCGCGAAGGATTATCGGTTTTGCCGCGCGTGCATTGCGCCTTCGCGGTTAAGGCAAACCCCAATCTGGCCGTGCTGAAAGTGATGCAGCGGGAAGGTTTTGGCGCCGATGTCGTTTCCGGCGGCGAAATGGCGCGGGCCCTGGCGGCGGGCATGCCGGCACAGGACGTGGTGTTCTCCGGCGTCGGCAAGAATGCGCGGGAACTGGCGCAAGGGCTGGAAGCCGGCATCGGCCAGTTCAATATCGAATCCGAAGAAGAAGGCGTGGAACTGGCGGCAATCGCCGCGGCCAAGGGACTCACCGCGTCTTGCGCGCTGCGCGTCAATCCGGATGTCGATGCCGGGACGCATGAAAAGATTTCCACCGGCAAGGCGGAAAACAAGTTCGGCGTGCCGATTGACCGGGCGCCCGGCATTTACGCCCGGCTTGCCGCCATGCCGGGTCTCGATATGCGCGGTGTCGCGGTTCATATCGGCAGCCAGCTTTCCGATCTGGAACCGATGGAACGCGCTTTCGAGAAGGTCGGTTCGCTGGTTTCCGATCTGCGCGGGCAGGGGCTCACCGTCACCCATGTCGATCTGGGCGGCGGATTGGGCGTGCCCTACAAGGCGGGCGAAATCATGCCCAGCCCGGCGGAATATGGCGCGATGATCGCCCGCGTGACGAAGGATTGGGATGTCACGCTGATGTTCGAACCCGGCCGCGTGATCGCCGGAAATGCGGGTATCCTGCTGACCCGGGTGATCCGGGTGAAGCGCAGTTCAAACGGGCCGCCTTTCGTGATCGTGGACGCGGCGATGAACGATCTGGCGCGGCCGGCCCTTTACGGATCGTGGCACGATTTTGACGCGGTGAAGCCGCGCGGCGGAAAGATGACGGCCAATATCGTCGGCCCGATCTGCGAAACCGGCGACACATTCGCCATGGGGCGCGAGATCGACACGATGGAGGCCGGCGATCTCGCCGTGTTCCGCACCGCCGGGGCCTATGGGGCGACGATGGCTTCCAGCTATAACAGTCGCGGTTTCGTGGCAGAGGTGATGGTCGATGGCGATGTCTATGCCACCGTGGCCGACCGCATCCTGCCGGAAGACATCTATGCCGCGGAACGCGTGCCCGACTGGCTGAGCTGA
- the argH gene encoding argininosuccinate lyase has protein sequence MWGGRFAEGPSAIMREINASIPFDKALWRQDIAASKAHVAMLGACGIVSAEDAKTIDAGLDKVAAEYEVDGVPEDWDLEDIHMTTESRLAELIGPVAGRLHTARSRNDQVATDFRLWVRDAMDQADAGLEALQKALVTRAGEHADAIMPGFTHLQTAQPVTLGHHLMAYYEMIRRDRSRFRDARARMNESPLGSAALAGTGFPIDREMTAQALGFDRPTDNSLDAVSDRDFALDYLQAAAQCSVHLSRLAEEFVIWASQPFGFVRMPDTLSTGSSIMPQKKNPDAAELVRGHAGRIVGCATALLVTMKGLPLAYSKDMQDDKPPVFEAANLLSLSIAAMTGMVADATFRTDRMLQAAQLGYATATDLADWLVREANIPFREAHHITGAAVKLAENKGVALEALSLDELQAIDPRVGEGVYKALSVEASVAARASHGGTAPEQVRKRVAAARGELEMDG, from the coding sequence ATGTGGGGTGGGCGCTTTGCCGAAGGGCCGAGCGCCATCATGCGCGAAATTAACGCGTCGATCCCGTTCGACAAGGCATTGTGGCGGCAGGATATCGCCGCGAGCAAGGCGCATGTCGCCATGCTGGGTGCCTGCGGCATTGTCAGTGCCGAGGATGCGAAGACGATCGACGCCGGGCTGGACAAGGTAGCCGCCGAATATGAGGTGGACGGCGTGCCCGAAGACTGGGATCTTGAAGACATCCACATGACCACGGAGAGCCGGCTGGCCGAACTGATCGGCCCGGTTGCCGGCCGGTTGCACACGGCGCGCAGCCGCAACGATCAGGTGGCCACCGATTTCCGCCTCTGGGTCCGCGATGCGATGGACCAGGCCGATGCCGGGCTGGAGGCGCTGCAGAAGGCACTGGTGACTCGCGCGGGCGAACATGCGGATGCGATCATGCCCGGTTTCACCCACCTGCAAACCGCGCAGCCGGTGACACTGGGCCATCATCTGATGGCTTATTACGAGATGATCCGCCGTGACCGTTCGCGGTTCCGCGATGCGCGGGCGCGCATGAATGAAAGCCCGCTGGGCAGCGCCGCGCTGGCCGGCACGGGTTTTCCGATCGACCGCGAAATGACTGCGCAGGCACTGGGATTTGACCGGCCGACGGATAACAGCCTGGATGCCGTGTCGGACCGCGATTTCGCGCTGGATTACCTGCAGGCCGCCGCGCAATGTTCGGTGCATCTGTCGCGCCTGGCGGAAGAGTTCGTGATCTGGGCCAGCCAGCCATTTGGCTTCGTGCGGATGCCCGATACGCTCAGCACCGGCAGTTCGATCATGCCGCAGAAGAAGAATCCCGATGCGGCGGAACTGGTGCGCGGCCATGCCGGGCGGATCGTCGGCTGCGCCACCGCTTTGCTGGTAACGATGAAGGGCCTGCCGCTCGCTTATTCCAAGGATATGCAGGACGACAAGCCGCCCGTCTTCGAAGCGGCGAATCTGCTCAGCCTGTCCATCGCCGCGATGACGGGCATGGTGGCCGATGCCACGTTCCGCACGGATCGCATGTTGCAGGCCGCCCAGCTTGGCTATGCCACGGCGACCGATCTGGCGGACTGGCTGGTGCGGGAAGCGAATATCCCCTTCCGTGAGGCGCATCATATCACTGGCGCTGCCGTAAAACTGGCGGAAAACAAGGGTGTTGCCCTGGAAGCTCTCAGCCTGGATGAATTGCAGGCGATTGATCCCCGCGTGGGCGAGGGTGTGTACAAGGCGCTCTCCGTCGAAGCTTCGGTTGCCGCGCGGGCCAGCCATGGCGGCACCGCGCCGGAACAGGTGCGAAAACGCGTGGCCGCGGCGCGTGGCGAGCTGGAGATGGATGGATGA